In Halopelagius longus, the following proteins share a genomic window:
- a CDS encoding phosphoglycolate phosphatase yields METAVPPIVLDIDGTLTDAPGRLDPRVFDVLPTWDAPVVLATGKAFPYPVSLCHYIGIEQTVVAENGGVVLAAGEVSYNADRDAAQAAAEEFEARGGDVGWGEFDPVNKWRETEVAVNLSADEDLLREVAAEYDLEVLDTGYAYHVKTPGIEKGDGLRAICETLDLDPAEFVAIGDSENDASTFEVAGRSYAVANADDVAKAAADEVLEESYMDGTLSVLDSLRE; encoded by the coding sequence ATGGAAACCGCGGTTCCGCCCATCGTGTTGGACATCGACGGGACGTTGACGGACGCCCCGGGACGACTCGACCCGCGCGTGTTCGACGTGCTTCCGACGTGGGACGCGCCAGTCGTCCTCGCGACGGGGAAGGCGTTCCCCTACCCGGTGAGCCTCTGTCACTACATCGGCATCGAACAGACCGTCGTCGCGGAGAACGGCGGCGTCGTCCTCGCCGCGGGCGAGGTGTCGTACAACGCGGACAGGGACGCCGCGCAGGCCGCCGCCGAGGAGTTCGAGGCCCGCGGCGGCGACGTCGGGTGGGGCGAGTTCGACCCCGTCAACAAGTGGCGCGAGACGGAGGTGGCGGTGAACCTCTCGGCCGACGAGGACCTGTTGCGCGAGGTGGCCGCCGAGTACGACCTCGAAGTGCTCGATACGGGCTACGCCTACCACGTCAAGACGCCGGGCATCGAGAAGGGCGACGGCCTGCGCGCGATCTGCGAGACGCTTGACCTCGACCCCGCGGAGTTCGTCGCAATCGGCGACAGCGAGAACGACGCCTCGACGTTCGAAGTCGCCGGGCGGTCCTACGCCGTCGCCAACGCCGACGACGTGGCGAAGGCCGCCGCCGACGAGGTTCTGGAGGAGTCCTACATGGACGGGACGCTCTCGGTGCTCGATTCGCTCCGGGAGTAG
- a CDS encoding DUF368 domain-containing protein, which translates to MSHDPDESRGGLTAWLVVYLKGLCMGTADAVPGVSGGTIALLTGIYERLIDAVTNVSPGRIRDVLGGVLPGRRKRAVEALRAVDAPFLVVLGAGIMTAVVTVTRLVHTGITEFPVPTFGFFFGLIAASAWVLLSELSLDTPGRVGAAVAGFAVAFVVSGTAETALGSGPLVTFVAGAIAVSAMILPGLSGSLLLILLGQYEFMTGALKEFVNGLLGFVLGGSLAPVVENGAIVVAFVLGAFVGLFTVAHAVRWALEHHRKPTLAFLVALIVGALRAPVESAGSQLAEMGRAWNAELVGVFVVAAVVGAVAVVAVDRYAGLGDFEDEPPHGADERDEAAAGGGLD; encoded by the coding sequence ATGTCCCACGACCCCGACGAGTCGCGCGGCGGCCTCACCGCGTGGCTCGTGGTCTATCTGAAAGGCCTCTGCATGGGAACCGCCGACGCCGTCCCAGGCGTCTCCGGCGGGACCATCGCCCTCCTGACCGGCATCTACGAGCGACTCATCGACGCCGTGACGAACGTCTCTCCCGGCCGGATACGCGACGTACTCGGCGGCGTCCTCCCCGGCCGCCGCAAGCGGGCCGTCGAAGCGCTTCGTGCGGTGGACGCCCCGTTCCTCGTCGTCCTCGGCGCGGGCATCATGACCGCCGTCGTCACCGTGACCCGACTCGTCCACACCGGCATCACGGAGTTTCCCGTCCCGACGTTCGGCTTCTTCTTCGGCCTCATCGCCGCCTCGGCGTGGGTGCTCCTGAGCGAACTGTCGCTCGACACGCCCGGACGCGTCGGCGCCGCAGTCGCCGGGTTCGCCGTCGCGTTCGTCGTCTCCGGCACCGCCGAAACGGCCCTCGGATCCGGCCCCCTCGTGACGTTCGTCGCGGGTGCGATAGCCGTCAGCGCGATGATACTGCCGGGGCTATCGGGGTCGTTGCTCCTCATCCTCCTCGGACAGTACGAGTTCATGACCGGGGCGCTGAAGGAGTTCGTCAACGGCCTGTTGGGGTTCGTCCTCGGCGGGAGTCTCGCACCCGTCGTAGAGAACGGCGCAATCGTCGTCGCGTTCGTCCTCGGCGCGTTCGTCGGACTGTTCACCGTCGCCCACGCCGTCCGGTGGGCGCTCGAACACCACCGAAAGCCGACGCTGGCGTTCCTCGTCGCACTCATCGTCGGCGCACTCAGAGCGCCCGTCGAGAGCGCCGGGAGCCAACTCGCGGAGATGGGCCGGGCGTGGAACGCCGAACTCGTCGGCGTGTTCGTCGTCGCCGCCGTCGTCGGTGCCGTCGCGGTCGTCGCCGTGGACCGCTACGCCGGCCTCGGCGACTTCGAGGACGAACCGCCGCACGGGGCGGACGAACGCGACGAGGCCGCCGCGGGGGGCGGCCTCGACTGA
- a CDS encoding rubrerythrin-like domain-containing protein encodes MIYNSTIDPYSPTEEYYECRGCGTRFTDDSAVACANCGSDDVRNISVPRE; translated from the coding sequence GTGATATACAATAGCACGATAGACCCGTACTCCCCGACGGAAGAATACTACGAGTGTCGCGGGTGCGGAACGCGGTTCACCGACGACTCCGCCGTCGCCTGCGCGAACTGCGGGAGCGACGACGTGCGGAACATCTCCGTCCCGCGAGAGTAA
- the cutA gene encoding divalent-cation tolerance protein CutA: protein MPTVFVTAPSDAAPELARTLVEERLAACVNRLDCESVYRWEGTVYDESEEILLAKTSEDGYAALRDRIEELHPYDVPCVERFDRVDALPAYASWVEESTGPEAADGGDADDSDDADDGDHSNDADDADA from the coding sequence ATGCCGACAGTGTTCGTCACGGCACCCTCCGACGCCGCGCCGGAACTCGCGCGAACCCTCGTCGAGGAACGACTCGCCGCCTGCGTGAACCGCCTCGACTGTGAGTCCGTCTATCGCTGGGAGGGGACGGTGTACGACGAGTCCGAGGAGATTCTTCTGGCGAAGACGAGCGAGGACGGGTACGCCGCCCTGCGCGACAGAATCGAGGAACTCCACCCTTACGACGTGCCGTGCGTCGAACGGTTCGACCGGGTGGACGCGCTTCCCGCGTACGCCTCGTGGGTCGAGGAATCGACCGGACCCGAGGCCGCAGACGGCGGCGACGCGGACGATTCGGATGATGCGGACGACGGAGACCACTCGAACGACGCGGACGACGCGGACGCCTGA
- the aglM gene encoding UDP-glucose 6-dehydrogenase AglM: MEISIIGSGYVGTTIAACFAEVGHDVVNVDIDEDIVTSLNDGEAPIHEPGLDELVEKHAGDRLRATTDYDAILETDATFLALPTPSEDDGHIDLSIMEAGARSVGRTLADKEGYHVVVTKSTVVPTTTEEVIAPILEEESGLELGSDFDVGMNPEFLREGSAVADFLDPDKVVLGSQTDRAATVLRDVFDPLVEQADSPPVIETGVREAEMIKYANNAFLASKISLANDLANICKEYDIDSEEVLDAVGLDSRIGSAFLGAGVGWGGSCFPKDVAAIVAAARDVGYEAKMLEAAVEVNDRQPVRMLDILRDHVDPSGARVAVLGLAFKPGTDDVRNSRAIPLIDALLDAGADVVGYDPVATENMRDHFPDIDYADSAAEALADADAALVVTDWDEFAALDDEFDAMTDAVVVDGRRIVSRRDGIVYESLV, from the coding sequence ATGGAGATAAGCATCATCGGTAGCGGGTACGTCGGCACGACGATAGCCGCGTGCTTCGCGGAGGTGGGACACGACGTCGTGAACGTCGATATCGACGAGGACATCGTGACGTCGCTGAACGACGGCGAAGCGCCCATCCACGAACCCGGACTCGACGAACTCGTCGAGAAACACGCGGGCGACCGACTGCGGGCGACGACCGACTACGACGCCATCTTAGAGACGGACGCGACGTTCCTCGCGCTTCCGACCCCCTCGGAGGACGACGGCCACATCGACCTCTCCATCATGGAGGCGGGCGCGCGGTCCGTCGGCCGAACGCTCGCCGACAAGGAGGGCTACCACGTCGTCGTCACCAAGAGCACCGTCGTCCCGACGACGACGGAGGAGGTCATCGCGCCCATCCTCGAAGAGGAGTCGGGCCTCGAACTCGGGAGCGACTTCGACGTCGGCATGAACCCCGAGTTCCTCCGCGAGGGGAGCGCCGTCGCCGACTTCCTCGACCCCGACAAGGTCGTCCTCGGCTCTCAGACCGACCGCGCGGCGACGGTCCTCCGGGACGTGTTCGACCCCCTCGTCGAACAGGCGGACTCGCCGCCGGTCATCGAGACTGGCGTCCGAGAGGCGGAGATGATAAAGTACGCCAACAACGCCTTCCTCGCCTCGAAGATATCGCTCGCGAACGACCTCGCGAACATCTGCAAGGAGTACGACATCGACTCCGAGGAGGTGTTAGACGCCGTGGGTCTGGACTCCCGCATCGGGTCGGCGTTCCTCGGCGCGGGCGTCGGGTGGGGCGGCAGTTGCTTCCCGAAGGACGTCGCCGCCATCGTCGCCGCGGCGCGGGACGTGGGCTACGAGGCCAAGATGCTCGAAGCCGCGGTCGAGGTCAACGACAGACAGCCCGTCCGGATGCTCGACATCCTCCGCGACCACGTCGACCCCTCGGGGGCCCGCGTCGCCGTGTTGGGACTGGCGTTCAAACCCGGCACCGACGATGTGCGCAACTCCCGCGCGATTCCGCTCATCGACGCTCTCCTCGACGCGGGCGCGGACGTGGTGGGCTACGACCCCGTGGCGACGGAGAACATGCGCGACCACTTCCCGGACATCGACTACGCCGACTCCGCGGCCGAGGCGTTGGCCGACGCCGACGCCGCACTCGTCGTCACCGACTGGGACGAGTTCGCCGCCTTGGACGACGAGTTCGACGCCATGACCGACGCCGTCGTCGTGGACGGCCGCCGCATCGTCTCCCGTCGCGACGGCATCGTCTACGAGTCGCTGGTCTGA
- the glpA gene encoding anaerobic glycerol-3-phosphate dehydrogenase subunit GlpA, with amino-acid sequence MTETPSVLVIGGGSTGCGIARDLAMRGLDVTLVEKGNLTHGTTGRMHGLLHSGGRYAVSDQASAKECIEENRVLRRIASHCVEMTGGLFVQRPEDDDEYFQKKLDGCRECGIPAEVLSAEEAREMEPYLADDIKRAIRVPDGAVDPFRLCVANAASAVEHGARIETHAEVTDVLVEGGEVVGVEVEHQSGEGVHVHGQPGTTEEIRADYVVNATGAWAGQIGDMAGVDVEVRPSKGVMTIMNVRQVDTVVNRCRPKGDADIVVPHETTCILGTTDEEVEDPEDYPEEGWEVDLMIDTLSELVPILSEARTIRSFWGVRPLYEPPGTGTTDSTDITRDFFLLDHDDRDDLPGMSSIVGGKFTTYRMMAEQISDHVCGKLGVEAECRTAEVPLPGSEDFTVLRDYMEEFGIRSPIGRRSAQRLGSRADEVLGGWEGPNPVVCDCEAVTRAEMQDAIDSSGTDLNAVRIRTRASMGNCQGAMCCHRMANELFPQYDELVVRDSLDELYQERWKGERHALWGEQLSQAMLKHMLHATTMNRDGDPATRDESVDFGAFDAGPDAASDAAGTGADRAATDGGSASNDAEARRTEFDGGQRGGSDADS; translated from the coding sequence ATGACCGAAACGCCGAGCGTCCTCGTCATCGGCGGGGGTTCGACCGGGTGCGGCATCGCGCGGGACTTAGCGATGCGCGGACTCGACGTCACCCTCGTCGAGAAGGGGAACCTGACCCACGGGACGACGGGTCGGATGCACGGCCTGCTCCACAGCGGCGGTCGGTACGCCGTCTCGGACCAGGCGTCAGCGAAGGAGTGCATCGAGGAGAACCGCGTCCTGCGCCGTATCGCGAGCCACTGCGTCGAGATGACCGGGGGGCTGTTCGTCCAGCGACCGGAGGACGACGACGAGTACTTCCAGAAGAAACTGGACGGTTGCCGCGAGTGCGGGATTCCCGCGGAGGTGCTCTCCGCCGAGGAGGCCCGCGAGATGGAACCGTACCTCGCAGACGACATCAAGCGGGCCATCCGCGTCCCCGACGGGGCGGTGGACCCGTTCCGCCTCTGCGTCGCCAACGCGGCAAGCGCCGTCGAACACGGCGCGCGCATCGAGACGCACGCCGAAGTCACCGACGTCCTCGTCGAGGGCGGCGAAGTCGTCGGCGTCGAAGTGGAACACCAGTCCGGGGAGGGCGTGCACGTCCACGGCCAACCCGGAACGACCGAGGAGATTCGCGCCGACTACGTCGTGAACGCGACGGGCGCGTGGGCCGGCCAAATCGGCGACATGGCCGGCGTGGACGTGGAAGTCCGCCCCTCGAAGGGCGTCATGACCATCATGAACGTCCGGCAGGTGGACACCGTCGTCAACCGGTGCCGACCGAAGGGCGACGCAGACATCGTCGTCCCCCACGAGACGACGTGCATCCTCGGGACGACCGACGAGGAAGTCGAGGACCCCGAGGACTACCCCGAGGAGGGGTGGGAGGTCGACCTGATGATAGACACCCTCTCGGAGTTGGTACCCATCCTCTCGGAGGCGCGCACCATCCGGTCGTTCTGGGGCGTCCGCCCCCTGTACGAACCGCCGGGGACGGGAACGACCGACTCGACGGACATCACGCGCGATTTCTTCCTGTTGGACCACGACGACAGGGACGACCTGCCGGGGATGTCCTCCATCGTCGGCGGGAAGTTCACCACCTACCGCATGATGGCAGAGCAGATTTCCGACCACGTCTGCGGCAAACTCGGCGTGGAAGCGGAGTGCCGCACCGCGGAAGTTCCGCTTCCGGGGTCCGAGGACTTCACCGTCCTGCGGGACTACATGGAGGAGTTCGGCATCCGGTCGCCCATCGGGCGGCGGAGCGCCCAACGCCTCGGGTCGCGCGCCGACGAGGTACTCGGCGGATGGGAGGGACCCAACCCCGTCGTCTGCGACTGCGAGGCCGTCACCCGCGCGGAGATGCAGGACGCCATCGACTCCTCGGGGACCGACCTCAACGCCGTCCGCATCCGCACCCGCGCCTCGATGGGCAACTGTCAGGGCGCGATGTGCTGTCACCGCATGGCGAACGAACTGTTCCCGCAGTACGACGAACTCGTCGTCCGCGACTCGCTGGACGAACTGTACCAGGAGCGCTGGAAGGGCGAACGCCACGCCCTCTGGGGCGAGCAGTTGTCGCAGGCGATGCTGAAGCACATGCTCCACGCGACGACGATGAACCGCGACGGCGACCCGGCGACCCGAGACGAGAGCGTCGATTTCGGCGCGTTCGACGCCGGACCGGACGCCGCCTCGGACGCGGCGGGGACGGGAGCGGACAGGGCGGCGACCGACGGCGGTTCCGCGTCGAACGACGCGGAAGCACGTCGAACGGAGTTCGACGGCGGACAGAGAGGAGGTTCCGATGCCGATTCGTGA
- a CDS encoding HEWD family protein codes for MSDGQLRTPTKRTCERCGRIERWDRSEETWRVVREEGTPRVGNPYCIHEWDINGAFAPFGDDTDAAEA; via the coding sequence ATGTCCGACGGACAACTGCGCACGCCGACGAAACGGACCTGCGAACGGTGCGGGCGAATCGAACGATGGGACCGAAGCGAGGAGACGTGGCGCGTCGTCAGAGAGGAGGGGACCCCGCGCGTCGGGAACCCCTACTGCATCCACGAGTGGGACATAAACGGCGCGTTCGCCCCGTTCGGCGACGACACCGACGCCGCCGAGGCCTGA
- a CDS encoding anaerobic glycerol-3-phosphate dehydrogenase subunit C encodes MSDAESPIDADFGTTEQDDFEPVQVFDDGTGMDLRPGADNCYKCTSCDTSCPVAEVDDDFPGPKFQGPEQWRLKRKEDTDIDDSVMTCSNCMRCDDACPSGVPLSQMHNTARGEYVEEQMDKLSAEYIRNRILSNYRTSAELASKVPRLANFAMNFGPGRWLMEKVLGVTAEREFPEFARQTFREWWEERGGPQVRSEEKRVAYFHGCYSNYNTPEVGKAMVRVFEEFGYEVVVPQQRCSGTPMFANGMLDDAKRAAGINVDNFAGLIPEGYDIIASCTSCSLSLKQEYPELFDIDGIQDLSSHTYEAMEYLRIHEDVEGALADASVSEQAFAYHAPCHARNQGLNRQSVELFRELDGVTIEDVGDSCSGISGTYGWKEEKYETSMKIGEEMFDHMEHAEGNVGMTECPTCSMQMEHGTGYDIKHPLQLLEEALV; translated from the coding sequence ATGAGCGACGCAGAATCACCAATAGACGCAGACTTCGGAACGACGGAACAGGACGACTTCGAACCGGTGCAGGTGTTCGACGACGGGACGGGGATGGACCTCCGCCCGGGCGCGGACAACTGCTACAAGTGCACCTCGTGTGACACCTCCTGCCCGGTGGCGGAGGTGGACGACGATTTCCCGGGGCCGAAGTTCCAAGGCCCCGAGCAGTGGCGTCTGAAGCGCAAGGAGGACACAGACATCGACGACTCCGTCATGACGTGTTCGAACTGCATGCGCTGTGACGACGCCTGTCCCTCGGGCGTCCCCCTCAGCCAGATGCACAACACCGCCCGCGGGGAGTACGTCGAAGAGCAGATGGACAAACTCTCCGCGGAGTACATCCGCAACCGCATCCTCTCGAACTACCGCACGTCGGCGGAGTTAGCGTCGAAGGTGCCGCGACTGGCGAACTTCGCGATGAACTTCGGTCCCGGGCGGTGGCTGATGGAGAAGGTGCTCGGCGTCACCGCAGAACGGGAGTTCCCCGAGTTCGCCCGGCAGACGTTCCGCGAGTGGTGGGAGGAACGCGGCGGCCCGCAGGTTCGCTCCGAGGAGAAGCGCGTCGCCTACTTCCACGGCTGTTACTCGAACTACAACACGCCGGAAGTCGGCAAGGCGATGGTCCGCGTCTTCGAGGAGTTCGGCTACGAAGTCGTCGTCCCCCAACAGCGCTGTTCGGGCACGCCCATGTTCGCAAACGGGATGCTCGACGACGCGAAGCGCGCGGCGGGCATCAACGTCGACAACTTCGCCGGCCTCATCCCCGAGGGGTACGACATCATCGCCTCCTGTACCTCCTGTTCGCTGTCGCTCAAGCAGGAGTACCCCGAACTGTTCGACATCGACGGCATCCAGGACCTCTCGTCGCACACCTACGAGGCGATGGAGTACCTCCGCATCCACGAGGACGTCGAGGGCGCACTCGCGGACGCTTCCGTCTCCGAACAGGCGTTCGCCTACCACGCGCCGTGCCACGCCCGGAATCAGGGGCTCAACCGGCAGTCCGTCGAACTGTTCCGCGAGTTAGACGGCGTCACCATCGAGGACGTCGGCGACTCCTGTTCCGGCATCTCCGGCACGTACGGCTGGAAGGAGGAGAAGTACGAGACGTCGATGAAGATAGGCGAGGAGATGTTCGACCACATGGAACACGCCGAGGGGAACGTCGGCATGACCGAGTGTCCCACCTGCTCGATGCAGATGGAGCACGGCACCGGCTACGACATCAAACACCCCCTCCAACTGCTCGAAGAAGCGCTGGTCTGA
- the glpB gene encoding glycerol-3-phosphate dehydrogenase subunit GlpB has translation MPIREDVVVVGGGLAGSIAALAAAESGASVRLVSHKKSTLRQASGLIDVLGYVDGEGPRADPFAAMGELPDDHPYSVVGEEAVREGLRLFDEAVGDAYRGGHTDANALVPTHGGTVKPTARYPESVAPGLASVEEDALLVGFETLTDFEAPLAAEHIEASGVPFDVRGATLRFPMEFRADAKVTRYAQALDQNERLDDGTEVRRAVADAVADELDGEARVGFPAMLGDDNAEAVRRDLSERIGATVFEVPTGPPSLLGLSLEDLLFDALDEAGVRMSVGNPVVDYEAEDGRIEVVYVDQKHKRVPYHAEEFVLATGGLVGKGVRSNRERVEEPIFGLRVPHPEDRYEWSESEAFGDHAFARFGVVPDEEMRPTTAAGEPQFENLRAAGGVVGGANVARENSASGVSLATAAVAGTRAGEEVRR, from the coding sequence ATGCCGATTCGTGAGGACGTGGTGGTCGTCGGCGGCGGACTCGCCGGGAGCATCGCGGCACTCGCCGCCGCGGAGTCCGGCGCGAGCGTCAGACTCGTCTCCCACAAGAAGAGCACGCTCCGGCAGGCCAGCGGCCTGATAGACGTGCTCGGCTACGTGGACGGCGAGGGGCCGCGCGCCGACCCGTTCGCGGCGATGGGCGAACTGCCCGACGACCACCCCTACAGCGTCGTCGGCGAGGAGGCCGTCCGCGAGGGTCTGCGCCTCTTCGACGAGGCGGTGGGCGACGCCTACCGCGGCGGCCACACCGACGCGAACGCCCTCGTGCCGACCCACGGCGGGACGGTGAAACCGACGGCTCGCTACCCCGAGTCCGTCGCGCCGGGCCTCGCCAGCGTCGAGGAGGACGCGCTTCTGGTCGGCTTCGAGACGCTCACCGACTTCGAGGCACCCCTCGCGGCGGAGCACATCGAGGCGTCGGGCGTCCCCTTCGACGTTCGGGGCGCGACGCTCCGCTTCCCGATGGAGTTCCGCGCCGACGCGAAGGTGACGCGGTACGCGCAGGCGTTAGACCAGAACGAACGCCTCGACGACGGAACGGAGGTGCGCCGCGCCGTCGCGGACGCCGTCGCGGATGAACTCGACGGCGAGGCGCGCGTCGGGTTCCCGGCGATGCTCGGCGACGACAACGCCGAGGCGGTGCGCCGGGACCTGTCCGAGCGCATCGGCGCGACGGTGTTCGAGGTGCCGACGGGCCCGCCGAGTCTGCTCGGCCTCAGCCTCGAGGACCTGCTGTTCGACGCCCTCGACGAGGCGGGCGTCCGCATGTCGGTGGGCAACCCCGTCGTGGACTACGAGGCCGAAGACGGCCGAATCGAGGTCGTCTACGTCGACCAGAAGCACAAGCGCGTCCCCTACCACGCCGAGGAGTTCGTCCTCGCGACGGGCGGACTCGTCGGCAAGGGCGTCCGGTCGAACCGCGAACGGGTCGAGGAACCGATCTTCGGGCTCCGCGTGCCGCACCCGGAGGACCGCTACGAGTGGTCCGAGTCGGAGGCGTTCGGCGACCACGCGTTCGCGCGGTTCGGCGTCGTCCCCGACGAGGAGATGCGACCCACGACGGCGGCAGGCGAACCGCAGTTCGAGAATCTCCGCGCGGCCGGCGGCGTCGTCGGCGGGGCGAACGTGGCCCGCGAGAACTCCGCGAGCGGCGTCTCCCTCGCGACGGCGGCCGTCGCCGGCACTCGCGCGGGCGAGGAGGTACGTAGATGA
- a CDS encoding Cdc6/Cdc18 family protein — MRLDERIERRRRRESGANRLVRDISALDPTAHPDEPTGRGPTLERLLDRLDPAFAGELPDDTYVYGPKGAGKSALVTALFDRLAETARNRPRVIHTTTRASSPPAVEFAYVDGRAATSEFALLRAVLDAVVEESVPSGGVGTAAVRDRLGDVLGRARRVVVAVDHVGEPETLPVERLADVFAPVSESLSYVAVGRAAPERSDLATVEVPPYERHALADVLTSRTSDGLARHALGHDAVSDVAAWADGDAHDALAALYGAAVEAADAATDRIEPRHVEAGMAGVPADCCSLGRVGSLSASRRRVLRELVALEGDDRASVTRAAAAIADSPTVELSAATVKRLLYELSELGVVRRVAGDAEGDCGPGRPPSRPEPNFPMRVFERLADPER; from the coding sequence ATGCGATTAGACGAGCGAATCGAACGGCGGAGGCGACGCGAGAGCGGGGCGAACCGGCTGGTTCGGGACATCTCGGCGTTGGACCCGACCGCCCACCCCGACGAACCGACCGGGCGGGGGCCGACGCTCGAACGACTGCTCGACCGCCTCGACCCGGCGTTCGCGGGCGAACTGCCGGACGACACCTACGTGTACGGTCCGAAGGGAGCCGGGAAGTCGGCCCTCGTCACCGCCCTGTTCGACCGCCTCGCCGAAACCGCGCGGAACCGCCCGCGGGTCATCCACACGACCACCCGCGCGTCGTCGCCGCCGGCGGTGGAGTTCGCCTACGTGGACGGGCGGGCCGCGACCAGCGAGTTCGCCCTGCTTCGCGCCGTCCTCGACGCCGTCGTCGAGGAGTCCGTCCCCTCCGGCGGCGTCGGCACCGCCGCGGTGAGAGACCGACTCGGCGACGTACTCGGGCGCGCCCGCCGCGTCGTCGTCGCCGTGGACCACGTGGGCGAACCCGAGACGCTCCCCGTCGAACGCCTCGCCGACGTGTTCGCCCCCGTCTCGGAGTCGCTCTCCTACGTCGCCGTCGGCCGGGCCGCCCCCGAGCGCTCGGACCTCGCGACGGTCGAGGTACCGCCGTACGAGCGACACGCCCTCGCGGACGTACTCACGAGTCGAACGTCGGACGGACTCGCCCGCCACGCCCTCGGCCACGACGCCGTCAGCGACGTGGCGGCGTGGGCCGACGGCGACGCCCACGACGCACTCGCCGCACTCTACGGGGCGGCCGTCGAGGCGGCCGACGCGGCGACGGACAGGATCGAACCCCGCCACGTCGAGGCCGGGATGGCGGGCGTCCCCGCCGACTGCTGTTCGCTCGGGCGCGTCGGGTCGCTCTCGGCCAGTCGCCGCCGCGTCCTCCGCGAACTCGTCGCACTGGAGGGCGACGACCGGGCGTCCGTCACCCGCGCCGCCGCCGCCATCGCCGACTCGCCGACCGTGGAACTCTCTGCGGCCACCGTCAAGCGCCTCCTCTACGAACTGTCGGAACTCGGCGTGGTTCGCCGCGTCGCGGGGGACGCAGAGGGCGACTGCGGCCCCGGCCGACCGCCGAGCAGACCCGAACCGAACTTCCCGATGCGGGTGTTCGAACGACTCGCCGACCCCGAGCGCTGA